In Sphingomonas crocodyli, a genomic segment contains:
- a CDS encoding IclR family transcriptional regulator, with protein sequence MGECTAITAQRPLGAGDRASVKSALRALDVIEYFSANTAPARTVDVSEALGIPNSSADEILRTLAKRGYLCFNRTTKRYAPSYKIVGTANAIEQGFFGGDRLRSLMTKLRDETGATVCLTTQNDCWIESVAEVRGDWQGHTQPLDFERELICYGDDGWRPATNFSGALLAWHSNGEIIELADRSREIGIGPRAPSLMKELIDRVSRIRARGFALCQRNDTVQVDSIACPLRVPNAVTPFAIGILGQHLFDNERDKAKMVSTVQAVIGGRA encoded by the coding sequence ATGGGTGAATGCACCGCCATCACCGCCCAGCGCCCGTTGGGTGCAGGCGACCGTGCCAGCGTGAAATCGGCGCTCCGCGCGCTTGATGTGATCGAATATTTCTCCGCCAACACAGCGCCCGCGCGCACCGTGGACGTCAGCGAGGCTTTGGGGATCCCCAACAGCAGCGCCGACGAAATCCTGCGCACGCTCGCCAAGCGCGGCTATCTCTGCTTCAACCGCACGACCAAGCGTTATGCGCCGTCCTACAAGATCGTCGGCACCGCCAATGCGATCGAGCAGGGCTTTTTCGGCGGCGATCGGCTGCGCAGCCTGATGACCAAGCTGCGCGACGAGACGGGCGCCACGGTGTGCCTGACCACGCAGAACGATTGCTGGATCGAAAGCGTCGCCGAAGTGCGCGGCGACTGGCAGGGGCATACCCAGCCGCTCGATTTCGAACGCGAGCTGATCTGCTACGGCGACGACGGCTGGCGCCCGGCGACCAACTTTTCGGGCGCTCTGCTCGCGTGGCACAGCAATGGCGAGATCATCGAACTCGCCGATCGTTCACGCGAGATCGGCATCGGCCCGCGTGCGCCGTCGCTGATGAAGGAACTGATCGACCGCGTCAGCCGCATCCGCGCGCGGGGCTTCGCCTTGTGCCAGCGCAACGACACAGTGCAGGTCGACTCGATCGCCTGCCCGCTGCGCGTGCCCAATGCGGTGACGCCCTTCGCGATCGGCATTCTCGGCCAGCACCTGTTCGATAATGAACGGGACAAGGCGAAGATGGTGTCGACCGTGCAGGCGGTGATCGGCGGGCGGGCCTGA
- a CDS encoding acyl-CoA dehydrogenase codes for MNLDLTEQQTMMRETARRFFEDEAGPAHVRAIEPARFSAKLWRAAADLGFLGVRVPEAKGGLDAGLLDAALLCEEAGRQLSPIPIEDGIAAARLLAAIGADALLEGMDKAPVLLGAHEAGGDDAVLLRRDGDRIVAGETVLAEGAEAVRAFEAATIERGLLRASWLIGAGVRSLELASDYARERSQFGRPIGSFQAIAHPLANSATDLEAARLLLWRAIWSIAQKTDDAAALPAMLTWWTATAARTAVRRALRTFGGYGLSLEYDISLYFAAIQHRALIGGDPELQLAEAGDRLWAGVTPALPDAGDPGIDFGFGAKAEALAARVRAFFDAEMTPELRAKAHHGTDGHDPDFHKKLGAAGLLFPDWPKEFGGEDAGGLEITALGRAFEEYRWGRIPVGITNMGAYMTMKFGSPELKAEVLPRLRSGEALSCLGFTEPESGSDMYAARTRADRDGDDWIINGQKMFTTGAHLADYVLMLARTDPQQTKHRGLTIFLVPMTLPGVDIQPVHTMQDERTNITFYDNVRIPDRYRLGEVDGGLQVMAAAMSIEHGGEGYHVFHYSLIDAALNWAKTPGADGAKPIDDRVTRARLAKSATRLALADVMSRRATWAGENGKATRWTGPMAKMFSTEIFVEDGADLVALTAPASLLHATPALAEIEEKQRQAIGQTIYGGTSEVHRGIIAEQALGLPRAS; via the coding sequence ATGAATCTCGATCTGACCGAACAGCAGACCATGATGCGCGAAACCGCGCGCCGCTTCTTTGAAGACGAAGCGGGGCCGGCGCATGTCCGCGCGATCGAACCGGCACGGTTTTCCGCCAAATTGTGGCGCGCCGCCGCCGATCTCGGCTTTCTGGGCGTGCGCGTGCCCGAGGCGAAGGGCGGTCTCGACGCCGGCCTGCTCGATGCGGCCCTGCTGTGCGAGGAGGCCGGACGCCAGCTTTCGCCGATTCCGATCGAGGATGGCATCGCCGCCGCCCGCCTGCTCGCGGCCATCGGCGCCGATGCGCTGCTGGAGGGGATGGACAAGGCGCCCGTCCTGCTCGGCGCGCATGAAGCGGGCGGCGACGATGCCGTCCTGCTGCGCCGTGACGGCGATCGCATCGTCGCGGGGGAGACGGTGCTGGCCGAGGGGGCCGAGGCCGTCCGCGCCTTCGAAGCCGCGACGATCGAGCGCGGGCTGCTGCGCGCCAGCTGGCTGATCGGTGCGGGGGTCCGCTCGCTCGAACTCGCGTCGGATTATGCGCGCGAACGATCGCAATTCGGCCGCCCGATCGGATCGTTTCAGGCGATCGCGCATCCGCTCGCCAACTCGGCCACCGATCTGGAGGCCGCACGCCTGCTGCTGTGGCGCGCCATCTGGTCGATCGCCCAGAAGACCGACGATGCCGCCGCCCTGCCCGCAATGCTGACATGGTGGACGGCGACCGCCGCGCGCACCGCCGTCCGCCGCGCGCTGCGCACCTTCGGCGGTTACGGCCTCAGCCTCGAATATGACATCAGCCTCTATTTCGCGGCGATCCAGCATCGCGCGCTGATCGGCGGCGATCCCGAACTGCAACTGGCCGAAGCGGGCGATCGCCTGTGGGCCGGCGTCACCCCCGCCCTCCCCGATGCGGGCGATCCGGGGATCGACTTCGGCTTCGGCGCGAAGGCCGAGGCGCTGGCCGCGCGCGTCCGCGCCTTCTTCGACGCGGAAATGACGCCCGAACTGCGCGCCAAGGCGCATCACGGCACCGACGGCCACGATCCCGATTTCCACAAGAAACTGGGCGCCGCCGGGCTGCTCTTCCCCGACTGGCCGAAGGAGTTCGGCGGCGAGGATGCGGGCGGGCTGGAGATCACCGCACTCGGCCGCGCGTTCGAGGAATATCGCTGGGGCCGCATCCCCGTCGGCATCACCAATATGGGCGCGTACATGACGATGAAGTTCGGTTCGCCCGAACTGAAGGCCGAAGTGCTGCCGCGCCTGCGCAGCGGCGAGGCTTTGTCGTGTCTGGGCTTCACCGAACCGGAATCGGGTTCGGACATGTATGCCGCCCGCACCCGCGCCGATCGCGACGGGGATGACTGGATCATCAACGGGCAGAAGATGTTCACCACCGGCGCGCATCTGGCCGATTATGTCCTGATGCTTGCGCGCACCGATCCGCAGCAGACCAAGCATCGCGGGCTGACGATCTTCCTCGTGCCGATGACGCTGCCCGGCGTCGATATCCAGCCGGTCCACACGATGCAGGACGAACGCACCAACATCACCTTCTACGACAATGTCCGCATCCCCGACCGCTATCGGCTGGGCGAGGTCGACGGCGGGCTGCAGGTGATGGCGGCGGCCATGTCGATCGAACATGGCGGTGAGGGCTATCACGTCTTCCACTACAGCCTGATCGACGCGGCGCTGAACTGGGCGAAGACGCCGGGCGCGGACGGCGCGAAGCCGATCGACGACCGCGTGACCCGCGCCCGCCTCGCCAAGTCCGCGACGCGTCTGGCGCTCGCCGACGTGATGAGCCGCCGCGCGACCTGGGCGGGCGAAAATGGCAAGGCGACCCGCTGGACCGGGCCGATGGCGAAGATGTTCTCGACCGAAATCTTCGTCGAGGACGGCGCCGACCTCGTCGCCCTCACCGCCCCCGCCTCGCTCCTCCACGCCACCCCCGCGCTCGCGGAGATCGAGGAGAAGCAACGCCAGGCGATCGGCCAGACGATCTACGGCGGCACCAGCGAAGTCCACCGCGGGATCATCGCCGAACAGGCGCTGGGATTGCCGCGGGCGAGCTGA
- a CDS encoding amidohydrolase family protein, with amino-acid sequence MNRMLPFPVYDADNHFYEPEDAILRNLPSKWHGELQFVEIKGRKKLAIGGQISQYMPNPTFERVAAPGSHLDYYKGKNPEGKTIREMGGKPISPPDSFRYGKDRMSVLDEQGVHAAMFFPTLFSAIENRMSYNHDLLHDALHSLNLWTSEEWGFARDNRMFGVPIISLADMNRATAELDWILKQGARTVCIRPSPVPGYRGSRSMGLPEFDPFWARINEAKIFVSIHAADTDYNKLIEMWTGGGEWLPFEPSPLVECLRTIDRAISDTLAAIICDGVFDRFKDVRVVSVENGATWVPSLLQTLNYVHSKMPQKFKRHPVEAFHEHIFIAPFAEDNFLELAKHVDTKRILFGSDWPHPEGTATPLDFLDELEGLNMGQVEQIMSSNLKGLLEGKRD; translated from the coding sequence ATGAATCGTATGCTTCCCTTCCCCGTCTATGACGCGGACAATCACTTTTACGAGCCGGAGGACGCGATCCTCCGCAACCTGCCGTCCAAGTGGCATGGCGAGCTGCAGTTCGTGGAGATCAAGGGCCGCAAGAAGCTCGCCATCGGCGGGCAGATCTCGCAATACATGCCCAACCCGACCTTCGAGCGCGTGGCCGCGCCGGGTTCGCACCTCGATTACTATAAGGGCAAGAACCCCGAAGGTAAGACGATCCGCGAAATGGGCGGCAAGCCGATCTCGCCGCCGGACAGCTTCCGCTACGGCAAGGATCGCATGAGCGTCCTCGACGAGCAGGGCGTGCACGCGGCGATGTTCTTCCCGACGTTGTTCTCGGCGATCGAGAACCGCATGTCGTACAACCACGATTTGCTGCACGACGCGCTCCACTCGCTGAACCTGTGGACCAGCGAGGAATGGGGCTTCGCGCGCGACAACCGCATGTTCGGCGTGCCGATCATCTCGCTGGCCGACATGAACCGCGCCACCGCCGAGCTGGACTGGATCCTGAAGCAGGGCGCGCGCACCGTGTGCATCCGCCCGTCCCCGGTGCCGGGCTATCGCGGTTCGCGGTCGATGGGCCTGCCGGAGTTCGATCCCTTCTGGGCGCGGATCAACGAGGCGAAGATCTTCGTGTCGATCCACGCGGCCGACACCGACTATAACAAGCTGATCGAGATGTGGACCGGCGGTGGCGAATGGCTGCCGTTCGAACCGAGCCCGCTGGTCGAATGCCTGCGCACGATCGACCGCGCGATTTCGGATACGCTGGCCGCGATCATCTGCGACGGCGTGTTCGATCGCTTCAAGGACGTCCGCGTCGTCAGCGTCGAAAATGGCGCGACCTGGGTGCCTTCGCTGCTGCAGACGCTCAACTACGTCCACAGCAAGATGCCGCAGAAGTTCAAGCGCCACCCGGTCGAGGCGTTCCACGAACATATCTTCATCGCGCCGTTCGCCGAGGACAATTTCCTCGAGCTGGCCAAGCATGTCGATACGAAGCGCATCCTGTTCGGCAGCGACTGGCCGCACCCTGAAGGCACGGCCACCCCGCTCGACTTCCTTGACGAACTCGAGGGGCTGAACATGGGCCAGGTCGAACAGATCATGAGCAGCAACCTCAAGGGTCTGCTCGAAGGCAAGCGCGACTAA
- a CDS encoding heavy metal-binding domain-containing protein, translating to MTIERDASVHEGCRCSRRRFIGQFAAGIVGLSLASCAMGAPAEGKVFDAPGHCSACGMTLIPQPASPPFEPATIGEGKGMFLAAGGKGREAKRIEVHYHRPARFGPDSPILIAIPGAGRNAADYRNAWHDVAERKGVLVAALGYPEASYDFAAYQMGGVIRNLRIANLRPGPDGRPPTVVYLKDEDIGFDPNPDPTQWIFPDFDRIFGLLRTATGSRQTGYDLFGHSAGGQILHRLALFRPQSAARRIVAANAGLYTIPDLALPQPIGLQGSGATPDMLKAGLAAPLTLLLGEADNDGESGGIQLHTPTIDRYGIDRLSRGRTFFAAGERQAKAMGVRLGWQLRTVPNVGHEYRGMSAAAAQLLYGQPA from the coding sequence ATGACGATCGAAAGAGACGCCAGCGTTCATGAAGGATGCCGGTGCAGCCGGCGCCGGTTCATCGGGCAATTTGCGGCCGGCATCGTCGGCCTGTCGCTCGCTTCATGCGCGATGGGCGCGCCGGCGGAGGGCAAGGTCTTCGACGCGCCCGGCCATTGCTCGGCCTGCGGCATGACCCTGATCCCGCAACCGGCATCGCCCCCCTTCGAACCCGCGACGATCGGCGAAGGCAAGGGCATGTTCCTCGCCGCGGGCGGCAAGGGGCGCGAGGCGAAGCGGATCGAGGTTCATTATCACCGGCCCGCCCGCTTCGGTCCGGACTCGCCGATCCTGATCGCCATCCCCGGCGCCGGCCGCAACGCCGCCGATTATCGCAACGCCTGGCACGACGTGGCGGAGCGCAAGGGCGTGCTCGTCGCCGCGCTTGGCTATCCGGAGGCCAGCTATGATTTCGCGGCCTATCAGATGGGCGGCGTCATCAGGAATCTGCGCATCGCCAATCTGCGCCCCGGCCCCGATGGCCGCCCGCCCACGGTCGTCTATCTGAAGGATGAGGATATCGGCTTCGATCCCAATCCCGATCCCACCCAGTGGATCTTCCCAGATTTCGACCGGATCTTCGGCCTGCTGCGCACCGCGACCGGATCGCGCCAGACCGGCTACGACCTGTTCGGCCATTCCGCCGGCGGGCAGATCCTGCACCGGCTCGCGCTGTTCCGCCCGCAATCGGCGGCGCGGCGGATCGTGGCGGCCAATGCCGGTCTCTACACGATCCCGGACCTCGCCTTGCCCCAGCCGATCGGGCTGCAGGGAAGCGGCGCGACACCCGATATGCTGAAGGCGGGCCTCGCCGCGCCGCTGACCCTGCTGCTGGGTGAGGCCGACAATGACGGGGAGTCGGGCGGCATCCAGCTCCATACCCCGACGATCGATCGCTACGGCATCGATCGCCTCTCACGCGGCCGCACCTTCTTCGCGGCGGGCGAGAGGCAGGCCAAGGCAATGGGCGTGCGTCTGGGCTGGCAGCTGCGCACCGTGCCCAATGTCGGACACGAATATCGCGGGATGAGCGCCGCGGCCGCACAGTTGCTCTACGGCCAACCCGCCTGA
- a CDS encoding AraC family transcriptional regulator, producing MLAGSAQPPINLSRILRDVISIGAQWVRVRVGQTGGFSLPASDDLTVYFVIWGTLQISVANGEPTEVGAGGCVLLPQGSAHVARIGSGPIEAMRCFDEIEDNDIPPAIDVGKPGDLPAAVILVGRLRIDWPASIPPLRMLPGVMLGTRAYRTDPAAAANASRALHHTSREQGASISLTRYAELLLVRELRNFFIAHPGLLNPGDADAASVAQAMEAVRSDPGRPWSVERLARHVGMSRSGFAAKFRAIRGETPMDSVARLRMDLAARLLGEGRMKAKEIAARVGYSSDAAFVRSFTRHFGLSPTNYRKKLRADASVAEADWVEPG from the coding sequence ATGTTGGCCGGATCGGCCCAGCCACCGATCAATCTTTCGCGGATATTGCGCGACGTCATTTCGATCGGTGCGCAATGGGTGCGCGTGCGCGTCGGCCAGACGGGCGGTTTCAGCCTGCCGGCATCGGACGACTTGACCGTCTATTTCGTCATCTGGGGCACGTTGCAGATCAGCGTCGCCAATGGCGAGCCGACCGAGGTCGGCGCCGGCGGCTGCGTGCTGCTGCCGCAGGGGAGCGCGCATGTCGCGCGGATCGGCAGCGGCCCGATCGAGGCGATGCGCTGCTTCGACGAGATCGAGGATAATGATATTCCTCCCGCGATCGACGTCGGCAAGCCCGGCGATCTTCCGGCGGCCGTCATCCTGGTTGGCCGGCTGCGGATCGATTGGCCCGCCAGCATCCCGCCGCTGCGCATGTTGCCGGGGGTGATGCTGGGCACCCGCGCCTATCGCACCGATCCGGCCGCCGCCGCCAATGCCTCACGCGCGCTGCACCACACGTCGCGCGAACAGGGCGCCTCGATCTCGCTGACGCGCTATGCCGAACTGCTGCTGGTGCGCGAACTGCGCAATTTCTTCATCGCGCATCCGGGGCTGCTCAATCCGGGCGACGCCGATGCCGCCTCGGTCGCGCAGGCGATGGAGGCGGTGCGATCCGATCCCGGCCGCCCCTGGTCGGTCGAACGGCTGGCGCGCCATGTCGGCATGTCGCGATCGGGCTTCGCGGCGAAGTTCCGCGCGATCCGGGGCGAAACCCCGATGGATTCGGTCGCGCGGCTGCGGATGGACCTTGCCGCGCGCCTGCTGGGCGAAGGGCGGATGAAGGCGAAGGAAATCGCCGCGCGAGTCGGCTATTCGTCCGACGCCGCCTTCGTGCGCAGCTTCACCCGCCATTTCGGCCTGTCGCCGACCAACTACCGCAAGAAGCTGCGCGCCGACGCGAGCGTTGCTGAGGCCGACTGGGTCGAACCGGGCTGA
- a CDS encoding FAD-binding protein produces the protein MEEQAFDFVIVGSGAAAIPAAIAIKERGLRPLVIEKTEFFGGSTSMSGGVVWIPNSSVAKAAGVVDDPRSARIYFDACVGDVGPASSEARRDAYLSTGPVLMDKLIAKGMEWVHAEGYSDYHEGQKPEGNPRSRSLVAPIFDLRKLGAWRNKLRRTVFPPMMMHEAGHAGQNGRTLASIAMMLRVGSRMIRNALGADLVGAGSAIQGRLLEIGLREGVPIWLGTVIDRWIVEDGRVTGLEVTIEGVRKRVKATRGVLINAGGFSHNAKLRSAEQRQPNNGSWSHANPGDTGEVIEAAIGLGAATALMEESWWVPASEMPGGALGMHPFDMTKPHCIMVDATAQRFVNESTSYMAIGIAMYERNKVVPAVPAWLIMDRQLMDKWRWSNVNGKPPKEWIDSGYMIEAESIEALATQCGLDPKALRATVDRFNGFADSGVDEDFGRGGSAYDRWQGDYKLKPNPNVGRIEKGPFRAVRIVPGDVGTSGGLMTDENGRVLRADGSAIPGLYATGNSTASVFGHSYPGAGASIGASMIYGYRAALHAAGANDMEGAA, from the coding sequence GTGGAGGAACAGGCGTTCGACTTCGTCATCGTCGGCAGCGGCGCGGCGGCGATCCCGGCGGCGATTGCGATCAAGGAACGCGGGCTGAGGCCGCTGGTGATCGAAAAGACCGAGTTTTTCGGCGGATCGACCTCCATGTCGGGCGGGGTCGTGTGGATCCCCAACAGTTCGGTCGCGAAGGCGGCGGGCGTGGTCGACGATCCGCGATCGGCACGCATTTATTTCGACGCCTGTGTCGGCGATGTCGGCCCCGCATCGTCGGAGGCGCGGCGCGACGCCTATCTGTCCACCGGCCCGGTCCTGATGGACAAGCTGATCGCCAAGGGCATGGAGTGGGTCCATGCCGAAGGATATTCGGACTATCATGAGGGGCAGAAGCCCGAAGGCAATCCGCGCAGCCGTTCGCTGGTCGCGCCGATCTTCGACCTGCGCAAGCTGGGCGCGTGGCGCAACAAGCTGCGCCGCACCGTTTTCCCGCCGATGATGATGCACGAGGCGGGGCATGCCGGGCAGAACGGGCGCACGCTGGCGAGCATCGCGATGATGCTGCGCGTGGGGTCGCGCATGATCCGCAACGCGCTGGGCGCCGATCTGGTGGGGGCGGGGAGCGCGATCCAGGGGCGGCTGCTCGAGATCGGGCTGCGCGAGGGCGTGCCGATCTGGCTCGGCACCGTGATCGACCGCTGGATCGTCGAGGATGGCCGCGTGACGGGGCTGGAAGTGACGATAGAGGGCGTGCGCAAGCGGGTGAAGGCGACGCGCGGCGTCCTCATCAACGCGGGCGGCTTCTCGCACAATGCCAAGCTGCGCAGCGCCGAGCAGCGCCAGCCCAACAACGGATCGTGGAGCCACGCCAATCCGGGCGATACCGGCGAGGTGATCGAGGCCGCGATCGGGCTGGGCGCGGCGACGGCGCTGATGGAGGAAAGCTGGTGGGTGCCCGCGTCCGAAATGCCGGGTGGGGCGCTGGGCATGCATCCGTTCGACATGACCAAGCCGCATTGCATCATGGTCGATGCGACCGCGCAGCGCTTCGTCAATGAATCGACCAGCTATATGGCGATCGGCATCGCGATGTACGAACGCAACAAGGTGGTGCCCGCGGTTCCCGCCTGGCTGATCATGGATCGGCAGTTGATGGACAAATGGCGCTGGTCCAACGTGAACGGCAAGCCGCCCAAGGAATGGATCGACAGCGGCTATATGATCGAGGCGGAGAGCATCGAGGCGCTGGCGACCCAATGCGGGCTGGATCCGAAGGCGCTGCGCGCGACGGTCGATCGCTTCAACGGCTTTGCCGACAGCGGGGTGGACGAAGATTTTGGGCGCGGCGGCAGCGCCTATGATCGCTGGCAGGGCGATTACAAGCTCAAGCCCAATCCCAATGTCGGCCGGATCGAGAAGGGACCGTTCCGCGCGGTGCGGATCGTGCCGGGCGACGTCGGCACGTCGGGCGGGCTGATGACCGATGAAAATGGCCGCGTGCTGCGTGCCGATGGTTCGGCGATCCCCGGTCTCTATGCGACGGGCAATTCGACCGCTTCGGTGTTCGGGCATAGCTATCCGGGCGCGGGGGCGAGCATCGGCGCGTCGATGATCTACGGCTATCGCGCCGCGCTCCACGCCGCGGGCGCCAACGATATGGAGGGCGCCGCATGA
- a CDS encoding enoyl-CoA hydratase/isomerase family protein gives MTQLADYQDRFPDIRFRREDGILEMAIHRNGGTALWGFSKGGIHEQLGDAFHAVGRDRENRVVILTGTGDVFLDSFDPADFENPEPWDAAFLDRIYKEGKDLLTNLLDIEVPVIGAVNGAAHIHAELLLLSDIVVAAEGATFADHAHAPGGVVPADGVHVIWPMLLGPNRARYFLLTGEVIDAAEAKRLNFVAEVVPRADLLPRAWELARLLAKKPTQMLRYSRVALTLDLKRRMLNDLGHGLLLEGAAIMGGTGW, from the coding sequence ATGACCCAGCTGGCCGACTATCAGGATCGCTTCCCCGACATCCGCTTCCGCCGCGAGGACGGGATTCTGGAAATGGCGATCCACCGCAATGGCGGCACCGCTTTGTGGGGCTTCAGCAAGGGCGGCATCCACGAGCAACTGGGCGACGCCTTCCACGCGGTCGGGCGTGATCGCGAGAACCGCGTCGTTATCCTGACGGGGACGGGCGACGTCTTCCTCGACAGTTTCGATCCGGCCGATTTCGAAAATCCGGAGCCGTGGGACGCGGCCTTCCTCGATCGCATCTACAAGGAGGGCAAGGATCTCCTCACCAACCTGCTCGATATCGAAGTGCCGGTGATCGGTGCAGTCAATGGCGCGGCGCATATCCACGCCGAACTGCTGCTGCTGTCCGACATCGTGGTGGCGGCGGAGGGGGCGACCTTCGCCGATCATGCGCATGCGCCGGGCGGCGTGGTGCCGGCGGACGGGGTGCATGTGATCTGGCCGATGCTGCTCGGGCCGAACCGGGCGCGCTACTTTCTGCTGACCGGCGAGGTGATCGACGCGGCGGAGGCGAAGCGGCTCAATTTCGTCGCGGAGGTGGTGCCGCGTGCTGACCTGTTGCCCCGCGCATGGGAACTGGCGCGGCTGTTGGCGAAGAAGCCGACGCAGATGCTGCGTTATTCGCGCGTTGCGCTGACGCTCGATCTCAAACGGCGTATGCTCAACGATCTGGGGCACGGCCTGCTGCTGGAAGGGGCGGCGATCATGGGAGGCACCGGCTGGTAA
- a CDS encoding LysR family transcriptional regulator: MRHLPFFAIAAEEENFQRAAARLHISQPALTKRIQDLEANLGVLLFERAKGRVSLTAEGRAFAAEARRLLDGFEASVRDLRRTGARELLTIGANEQALRSASLTGALRAFRAAHPEIGVTMSLMGSAAQLAALRSGQLDAAILYIAQDDPAYAHSREIRQDDPFVIALPEGHALTGTAAPRIADLAGEDLIWPSGESSPALHADLDRAWRAAGVEPHVAVEILSAEAALNAVSAGLGIAVVRASNAGREPPGVVLRPIADLDIRSTLRLAWPAVPSRTLGLFRDFLEEWGA, translated from the coding sequence ATCCGCCATCTCCCCTTCTTCGCGATCGCGGCGGAGGAGGAGAATTTCCAGCGCGCGGCCGCTCGCCTCCACATCAGCCAGCCCGCGCTCACCAAACGCATCCAGGATCTGGAGGCGAACCTGGGCGTGCTGCTGTTCGAACGCGCCAAGGGCCGGGTGTCGCTGACAGCCGAGGGGCGCGCCTTTGCGGCCGAGGCGCGGCGCCTGCTCGACGGGTTCGAAGCGTCGGTGCGCGATCTGCGGCGGACGGGCGCGCGTGAACTGCTGACGATCGGCGCGAACGAACAGGCGTTGCGATCCGCCAGCCTCACCGGCGCATTGCGCGCGTTCCGCGCGGCGCATCCGGAGATCGGCGTGACGATGAGTCTGATGGGATCGGCCGCGCAACTCGCGGCGCTGCGCAGTGGGCAACTCGACGCCGCGATCCTCTACATCGCGCAGGATGATCCGGCCTATGCGCACAGCCGCGAGATCCGGCAGGACGATCCCTTCGTCATCGCGCTGCCGGAGGGGCATGCGCTCACCGGGACGGCCGCCCCGCGCATCGCCGATCTGGCGGGCGAGGATCTGATCTGGCCCTCGGGCGAATCCTCCCCCGCGCTCCACGCCGACCTCGACCGCGCCTGGCGCGCGGCGGGCGTCGAACCCCATGTCGCGGTCGAGATATTGAGCGCGGAGGCCGCGCTCAACGCGGTGTCGGCCGGGCTGGGCATCGCAGTGGTCCGCGCCTCCAATGCCGGCCGCGAGCCGCCGGGCGTGGTGCTGCGCCCGATCGCTGACCTTGATATCCGCTCGACGCTCCGGCTGGCGTGGCCGGCGGTGCCATCACGGACACTGGGGTTGTTTCGCGATTTTCTGGAGGAGTGGGGGGCTTAG
- a CDS encoding amidohydrolase family protein produces MFDIVDTQVHLNRLGDDWIGADPDALIARGIAAMDAAGVTVALIDERAAPHILNDPDPNATTLPSGAQLLAHPFADRAVAAHPDRFAIIARIDWRDPAIADRIAELRGSKGVVATQIAPTLRDADWAAFESGGFDPYFAAAERAGLPLFAFVSGRIDAVVPYVRRFPGLTFILDHWGFPMPHEDAPRGEAHLARVLALAEHPNLHIKWCKGPQFVAPGPYPHVEMHEPMRRMIDAFGPDRIVWASDITQARGQFSWAETIHQIRDCPVLSDAEKAAVLGCNARRLLGLS; encoded by the coding sequence GTGTTCGACATCGTCGACACGCAGGTCCACCTCAACCGGCTGGGCGACGACTGGATCGGCGCCGACCCGGACGCGCTGATCGCGCGCGGCATCGCGGCGATGGACGCGGCGGGCGTCACCGTGGCGCTGATCGACGAGCGTGCCGCGCCGCATATCCTGAACGATCCCGATCCCAACGCCACCACCCTGCCCAGCGGCGCGCAGCTTCTCGCGCACCCCTTCGCCGATCGCGCGGTGGCGGCGCATCCCGATCGCTTCGCGATCATCGCCCGCATCGACTGGCGCGATCCCGCGATCGCGGACCGGATCGCCGAGCTTCGTGGCAGCAAAGGCGTCGTCGCCACCCAGATCGCCCCCACCCTGCGCGACGCAGATTGGGCCGCGTTCGAAAGCGGCGGCTTCGATCCCTATTTCGCCGCCGCCGAGCGCGCCGGACTGCCCCTATTCGCCTTCGTCTCGGGCCGGATCGACGCGGTCGTCCCCTATGTGCGCCGCTTTCCGGGCCTGACCTTCATCCTCGACCATTGGGGCTTCCCGATGCCGCACGAGGATGCACCGCGTGGGGAAGCGCACCTCGCCCGCGTTCTGGCGCTCGCCGAACATCCCAACCTCCACATCAAATGGTGCAAGGGCCCGCAATTCGTCGCCCCCGGCCCCTATCCGCACGTCGAAATGCACGAACCGATGCGCCGCATGATCGACGCCTTCGGCCCCGACCGCATCGTCTGGGCCAGCGACATCACCCAGGCGCGCGGCCAGTTCAGCTGGGCCGAAACCATCCACCAGATCCGCGACTGTCCGGTGTTGAGCGATGCGGAGAAGGCGGCGGTTCTGGGCTGCAATGCGCGGCGGCTGTTGGGGTTGAGTTAG